One genomic window of Onychomys torridus chromosome 19, mOncTor1.1, whole genome shotgun sequence includes the following:
- the Rmnd1 gene encoding required for meiotic nuclear division protein 1 homolog, whose translation MPARLLQTLASLHSASSKARRCKRLSQLPLKPLMESKCTACCNTLNLQQRLGSFFPNVPAYSLNKPKILEMSQMVSNASRPSPLTAVYCWDGKAHLPTMHPFGTPRIKTHKPDLLCSKWFIKTVKRHYSISTETLVPKQDLPQIKRPLKASRTRQPSRTNLPDLSVNEDLMQCTAFATADEYHLGSLSQELASCGYVEVTSLPRDAANILVMGVENAAKEGDPGTIFLFREGATVFWNVKDKTVKHVMQVLERHETQPYEVALVHWENEELNYMKTEGQSKLHRGEIKLNSELDIDDSILEKFAFSNALCLSVKLAIWEATLDKFIESIQSIPEALKAGKKVRLSHKEVMQKMGELFALRHRINLSSDFLMTPDFYWDRANLEELYDKTCQFLSITRRVKVMNEKLQHCMELTDLMRNHLNEKRALRLEWMIVILITIEVMFELGRVFF comes from the exons ATGCCAGCCAGACTTCTCCAAACCCTGGCCTCTTTACACAGTGCATCATCCAAGGCACGTCGGTGCAAGAGACTTTCTCAACTTCCTTTAAAACCGCTTATGGAATCTAAATGTACAGCATGCTGCAACACCCTGAATCTACAGCAACGCTTAGGTTCATTCTTTCCTAATGTTCCAGCTTACAGTTTGAACAAGCCAAAGATCCTGGAAATGAGCCAGATGGTCTCAAACGCAAGCAGACCTTCTCCATTAACCGCTGTCTATTGTTGGGATGGAAAAGCACACCTACCAACCATGCACCCCTTTGGGACGCCCAGGATAAAGACCCATAAACCAGATCTCTTATGTTCTAAGTGGTTTATAAAAACAGTGAAAAGGCATTACTCTATATCAACTGAAACACTTGTTCCAAAACAAGACCTTCCACAGATCAAGAGGCCCCTGAAGGCATCCAGGACGCGTCAGCCATCCCGGACCAACCTGCCAGACCTATCTGTGAATGAG GACCTGATGCAGTGCACGGCGTTTGCAACAGCGGATGAGTATCACCTGGGAAGCCTGTCGCAAGAGCTGGCCTCCTGTGGCTATGTGGAAGTGACAAGCCTGCCCCGAG ACGCAGCAAATATTTTGGTGATGGGTGTGGAGAATGCTGCAAAAGAAGGTGATCCCGGAACAATATTCTTGTTCAG GGAAGGAGCTACTGTGTTCTGGAATGTAAAAGACAAAACT GTGAAGCACGTGATGCAAGTTCTGGAGAGACATGAAACCCAGCCCTACGAAGTGGCTCTGGTTCACTGGGAGAATGAAGAGCTGAACTACATGAAAACAGA gGGACAGTCTAAACTGCACAGAGGGGAAATCAAGTTAAACTCGGAGCTGGATATAGATGACTCCATTCTAGAAAAATTTGCTTTCTCCAATGCTCTGTGCCTCTCAG tGAAACTGGCTATTTGGGAAGCAACACTGGACAAATTTATTGAGTCTATTCAGTCAATTCCAGAG GCACTAAAAGCTGGGAAGAAGGTCAGACTGTCTCATAAAGAAGTTATGCAGAAAATGGGTGAGCTCTTTGCCCTCAG GCACCGTATAAACTTGAGTTCAGATTTCTTGATGACTCCTGACTTCTACTGGGACAGAGCAAACCTGGAGGAGCTTTATGATAAGACCTGCCAATTTCTCAGCATCACCCGAAGAGTTAAG GTCATGAATGAAAAACTTCAACACTGCATGGAACTAACAGACCTAATGCGGAATCACCTGAATGAGAAGAGGGCACTCCGCTTGGAGTGGATGATCGTCATCCTCATCACCATTGAG gTAATGTTTGAGCTGGGAAGAGTGTTTTTCTGA